A genomic segment from Dermacentor silvarum isolate Dsil-2018 chromosome 11, BIME_Dsil_1.4, whole genome shotgun sequence encodes:
- the LOC119433780 gene encoding uncharacterized protein LOC119433780: MPLPQPPQSMQKRATHGVAERSARMEHSRVLNMSPQSACDERTHGTARHSSKEPLHLWNVAQCSTYDDEAQSDLPGFRPSESRTTTPSSGHYECRNQPQEQEYLGLERHQRTSTHACSPFMAAPLPRKEFQIIPEFSLITSNVECVMEEENSIYQ; this comes from the exons ATGCCACTCCCTCAGCCACCACAGTCTATGCAGAAaa GAGCAACACATGGTGTTGCAGAAAGATCTGCAAGGATGGAGCATTCAAGGGTTTTGAATATGTCGCCGCAATCGGCATGTGATG AAAGAACGCACGGTACTGCAAGGCATTCTTCTAAGGAGCCACTGCACTTGTGGAACGTTGCACAGTGCTCTACATATGATG ACGAAGCTCAGAGCGACTTGCCAGGTTTCCGGCCTTCTGAAAGTCGGACGACGACACCAAGTTCAG GGCATTACGAATGTAGGAACCAGCCACAAGAGCAGGAATATTTAG GGTTGGAGAGACACCAACGAACCAGCACCCATGCCTGCTCGCCTTTTATGGCTGCCCCTTTGCCAAGGAAGGAGTTCCAGATAATTCCAGAATTTTCACTTATAACGAGTAATGTAGAATGTGTAATG GAGGAGGAAAATTCCATTTACCAGTAG